A window of the Desulfovibrio sp. UIB00 genome harbors these coding sequences:
- the glyS gene encoding glycine--tRNA ligase subunit beta → MATFVLEIGSEELPSRFLAPEEGELASRFSGALDEAGLEYGALRVMSTPRRAVVIVEDLNPVQVEKEEVVSGPPARVAYDAEGKPTKALEGFVRTNACALEDVFRVETDKGEYVAVRKRTGGASAAGLLADICPTVITALSFQKRMHWGSYSLAYARPLRWILALLDDAVVPFTVGPMTSGRETSGHRIHGAGPFAVAHANEFLATLAGPCAVTIDPAQRRNVIIEGGNAQAAAAGGKVLWKDSLLDEVQGLAEHPVPLLADFDPAYLEVPREVLLTSMESHQKSFGIEGANGELLPHFLTVLNITPEDMGVVKRGWERVLRARLEDARFFWQADLRDTFDHWLQKLDTVIFIGGLGSMGDKTRRLEALCRWLAESCAPELADDAARAGRLSKADLVSGLVGEFDTLQGIMGGIYAGRKGESKAVAEALGEQYLPAGPDSPLPKSLAGALLSMADKADTLAGCFGLGMIPTGAADPNGLRRCALGIIRIMLEFGLAVDVRQFFAMAQQLYGDRQWKLAPHDALDKLMEFFAARLRNYFMSQGQDTLLVDAALGAGAEDVKDCGARLAALAAFSQAADYEAAVQTFKRVANILRKQGQTEELSDHWDPALLREDAEKALASTLEEMLPRLDALWAAHDHAAALACLSAVRPAVDAFFAGVMVMCDDADLRRNRLSMLHGLGSRFARLADFSALQM, encoded by the coding sequence GTGGCGACCTTTGTGCTTGAAATCGGCAGCGAAGAGTTGCCTTCCCGTTTTCTGGCCCCCGAAGAAGGGGAGCTGGCCTCACGTTTTAGCGGCGCTTTGGACGAAGCCGGGCTTGAATACGGCGCGCTGCGCGTCATGAGCACGCCCCGGCGCGCGGTGGTGATTGTTGAAGACCTCAACCCCGTGCAGGTGGAGAAGGAAGAGGTCGTCTCCGGCCCGCCCGCGCGCGTGGCCTATGACGCTGAAGGCAAGCCCACAAAAGCCCTTGAGGGGTTTGTGCGCACCAATGCCTGCGCTCTTGAAGACGTTTTTCGGGTGGAAACGGACAAGGGCGAATACGTGGCCGTGCGCAAACGCACCGGCGGCGCGTCCGCAGCTGGTTTGCTTGCGGATATCTGCCCCACGGTGATTACCGCGCTTTCATTCCAGAAGCGCATGCACTGGGGTTCATATTCGCTGGCCTATGCCCGCCCGTTGCGCTGGATACTGGCGCTGCTTGATGATGCCGTGGTGCCCTTTACTGTTGGCCCCATGACCTCAGGCCGTGAGACCAGCGGCCACCGCATCCACGGCGCTGGCCCCTTTGCCGTGGCGCATGCCAATGAATTTCTGGCCACCCTCGCCGGGCCTTGCGCTGTTACCATTGATCCTGCCCAACGCCGCAACGTCATTATTGAGGGCGGCAATGCCCAGGCGGCTGCCGCTGGCGGCAAAGTGCTGTGGAAAGACAGCCTGCTGGACGAAGTGCAGGGCCTTGCCGAGCACCCGGTGCCGCTGCTGGCCGATTTTGATCCCGCCTATCTTGAGGTGCCGCGCGAAGTGCTGCTTACCAGCATGGAAAGCCACCAGAAGAGCTTTGGCATTGAAGGTGCCAATGGCGAACTGCTGCCGCATTTTCTCACCGTGCTGAACATCACCCCCGAAGATATGGGCGTGGTCAAGCGCGGCTGGGAACGCGTGCTGCGCGCCCGGCTTGAAGACGCCCGCTTTTTCTGGCAGGCCGACCTGCGCGATACCTTTGACCACTGGCTGCAAAAGCTGGATACGGTCATTTTTATCGGCGGGCTTGGCAGCATGGGCGACAAAACCCGCAGGCTTGAGGCTTTGTGCCGCTGGCTTGCCGAAAGCTGCGCGCCCGAACTTGCCGACGATGCCGCGCGCGCCGGGCGCCTTTCAAAGGCGGATCTGGTGAGCGGCCTTGTGGGAGAGTTTGATACCCTTCAGGGTATCATGGGCGGCATCTATGCTGGCCGCAAAGGAGAAAGCAAGGCCGTGGCCGAAGCTCTGGGCGAACAGTATCTGCCCGCCGGGCCGGATTCTCCGCTGCCCAAGAGCCTCGCAGGCGCGCTGCTCTCTATGGCGGATAAGGCCGACACTCTCGCAGGCTGCTTTGGCCTTGGCATGATCCCCACTGGCGCTGCCGACCCCAACGGCCTGCGGCGTTGCGCGCTGGGCATCATCCGTATCATGCTTGAGTTCGGTCTTGCGGTTGACGTGCGACAGTTCTTTGCCATGGCGCAACAGCTTTATGGTGATCGCCAGTGGAAGCTCGCCCCGCACGATGCTCTGGACAAGCTCATGGAATTTTTTGCTGCGCGTTTGCGCAACTATTTCATGAGTCAGGGACAGGACACGCTGCTGGTGGATGCGGCCCTTGGCGCGGGCGCGGAAGATGTGAAAGACTGCGGCGCACGCCTTGCGGCGCTGGCGGCATTTAGCCAGGCGGCGGACTATGAAGCTGCGGTGCAGACCTTCAAGCGCGTTGCCAATATTCTGCGCAAACAGGGGCAGACTGAGGAACTTTCTGACCACTGGGATCCCGCCTTGCTGCGTGAAGACGCAGAAAAAGCGCTGGCATCCACACTGGAAGAAATGTTGCCTCGCCTTGATGCTCTGTGGGCCGCCCACGACCATGCCGCTGCGCTGGCCTGCCTGAGTGCGGTACGCCCCGCTGTGGACGCATTCTTTGCAGGTGTGATGGTTATGTGCGATGATGCGGATCTGCGCCGCAACAGATTGAGCATGCTGCACGGCCTTGGCTCGCGGTTTGCGCGTCTGGCCGATTTTTCTGCTTTGCAGATGTAG
- a CDS encoding Crp/Fnr family transcriptional regulator: MEKRGINCGRSLAFKEMREMNSSWRSVLHLGRKLVWPKGHRVQFGRELYFLDRGRVRLTNQNLEGVEKILWYIHEGCVFGETPFFDPMPAESYFSCSTSCVSYAFTAENVEEICKDYPHLLINLLCSMSRKLRVLSNQASSLYLDNVLVRTCKFLAQHIIPGSDPLTADMGVSKQEMASLLGVHRISLYKILRQQEESGLFGPFSGKTVTILRPEEFFMLAGS, from the coding sequence ATGAATTCCAGCTGGCGTTCTGTATTGCATCTGGGGCGAAAACTTGTTTGGCCCAAGGGCCATCGCGTACAATTTGGGCGGGAATTGTACTTTTTAGATCGAGGTAGGGTTCGGCTGACGAATCAGAATTTGGAAGGGGTGGAAAAAATCCTCTGGTATATTCACGAGGGTTGCGTTTTTGGCGAAACGCCTTTCTTTGATCCCATGCCTGCCGAGAGTTATTTTTCATGCTCAACAAGCTGCGTGAGTTATGCTTTTACTGCTGAAAATGTAGAAGAAATCTGCAAGGACTATCCCCATCTGCTCATCAACCTGTTGTGCTCCATGTCCCGCAAATTACGGGTGCTCTCAAATCAGGCTTCGTCTCTGTACCTCGATAACGTACTTGTGCGTACATGCAAGTTCTTGGCGCAGCACATAATCCCCGGCAGCGATCCCCTTACGGCCGATATGGGCGTCTCCAAACAGGAGATGGCCAGCCTTTTGGGTGTACACAGAATTTCTTTGTACAAGATATTGCGGCAGCAGGAAGAAAGCGGCCTCTTTGGACCATTCTCCGGCAAAACCGTAACAATTCTGCGGCCTGAAGAATTTTTTATGCTGGCAGGGAGTTAA
- a CDS encoding DNA repair protein RecO C-terminal domain-containing protein, producing the protein MTEWADHALVLRIGHFRESDLWLKMLCRKHGLLTLFAFGGSRSRRRFCGCLDVLNSLHCRVKASGRGSFLNLEEAVLLGGPQSLRGNWRRMGLAANCLRFVEALGVNDEGADEAFLLVEDLRKTLEEAENVPSLLPLFFRLRFAGVLGFAPDLGRCGTCGAVITGPAQFVVDEAQLRCPSCRATTGPARYGVELGASGLDLLRHVQQEFPSGWHAEELPVADRRACAKVIDGFVQYHLGLSWEGGYFRHV; encoded by the coding sequence ATGACCGAATGGGCAGATCACGCGCTTGTGCTGCGAATCGGGCACTTTCGCGAATCAGATCTGTGGCTGAAAATGCTTTGTCGCAAACACGGCCTGCTGACGCTGTTCGCCTTTGGTGGCAGCCGCAGCAGGCGTCGTTTTTGCGGCTGCCTGGATGTACTCAACAGCCTGCATTGCAGGGTAAAGGCCTCGGGGCGCGGTAGCTTTCTCAACCTTGAGGAAGCCGTGCTGCTGGGCGGGCCGCAAAGCTTGCGCGGCAACTGGCGGCGCATGGGGCTGGCGGCCAACTGCCTGCGGTTTGTGGAAGCGCTTGGCGTCAATGACGAAGGCGCGGACGAGGCCTTTCTGCTGGTTGAAGATTTGCGCAAGACGCTGGAAGAAGCGGAAAACGTGCCTTCGCTGTTGCCCCTGTTTTTCCGCCTGCGGTTTGCTGGTGTTTTGGGGTTTGCGCCTGACCTGGGCAGGTGCGGCACCTGCGGCGCAGTCATAACCGGCCCCGCGCAGTTTGTGGTTGACGAGGCCCAGTTGCGTTGCCCGTCGTGCCGCGCGACAACGGGGCCAGCACGGTATGGCGTGGAGCTGGGCGCGTCCGGGCTTGACCTTTTGCGTCATGTGCAGCAAGAATTTCCCTCCGGCTGGCATGCGGAAGAACTGCCTGTGGCAGATCGGCGCGCGTGCGCCAAGGTTATTGATGGTTTTGTGCAATATCACCTGGGTCTCTCGTGGGAAGGGGGCTACTTTCGCCACGTGTGA
- the glyQ gene encoding glycine--tRNA ligase subunit alpha: MYFQDVILTLQNYWANQGCVIEQPSGVECGAGTFNPNTFLRVIGPEPWSVAYVEPSRRPTDGRYGENPNRLQRYFQFQVIMKPSPDNVQDLYLQSLKALGINPAQHDIRFVEDDWESPTLGAWGLGWEVWLNGMEVSQFTYFQQVGGIDLSPISVELTYGLERLTMYLQGVESVYDLAWNKNVTYGHIYHQNEVEQSRHNFEASNPEMLLRHFSDFEGQCKALLELGLPWPAYDYCLKCSHTFNLLDARGAISITERTGYIGRVRALAAGVARLYAAQREELGYPMLKKDAR, from the coding sequence ATGTATTTTCAGGATGTCATTTTAACTTTGCAGAACTACTGGGCCAACCAGGGTTGCGTCATCGAACAGCCTTCGGGTGTGGAATGCGGTGCCGGTACGTTCAACCCCAACACGTTTTTGAGGGTTATTGGGCCGGAACCGTGGAGTGTGGCCTATGTGGAGCCCTCCCGCCGTCCTACTGATGGCCGCTACGGCGAAAATCCCAACCGCCTGCAACGGTATTTCCAGTTTCAGGTGATCATGAAGCCCTCGCCGGACAACGTGCAGGATCTGTATCTGCAAAGCCTCAAGGCGCTGGGTATCAACCCCGCGCAGCACGACATCCGCTTTGTGGAGGACGACTGGGAATCCCCCACACTCGGCGCCTGGGGCCTTGGCTGGGAAGTGTGGCTCAATGGTATGGAAGTGAGCCAGTTCACCTATTTTCAGCAGGTGGGTGGCATTGACCTTTCGCCCATCAGCGTGGAACTGACCTACGGCCTTGAGCGCCTTACCATGTATTTGCAAGGCGTTGAATCCGTGTATGATCTGGCCTGGAACAAAAACGTCACCTACGGCCACATCTACCACCAGAATGAAGTGGAGCAGTCACGCCACAACTTTGAAGCCAGCAATCCTGAAATGCTGTTGCGGCATTTCAGCGATTTTGAAGGGCAGTGCAAAGCCCTGCTTGAGCTGGGATTGCCCTGGCCTGCCTATGATTATTGCCTCAAGTGCTCGCATACATTCAATCTTCTGGACGCCAGAGGAGCCATCTCCATCACAGAACGCACCGGCTACATAGGCAGGGTGCGCGCCCTGGCGGCTGGAGTGGCGCGACTGTACGCAGCCCAGCGTGAAGAACTGGGCTATCCCATGCTCAAAAAGGATGCGAGGTAA
- the rpsT gene encoding 30S ribosomal protein S20 produces the protein MANHKSALKRHKQSLQRAGRNRAARTRVKNAIKQVRAAIQSNEQGQASEALSNATSVLAKAAGKGAMHWKKAARKISRLAHAVNGISA, from the coding sequence GTGGCCAACCATAAGTCAGCCCTCAAGCGTCACAAGCAGAGCTTGCAGCGGGCAGGCCGCAATCGCGCCGCCCGTACCCGCGTGAAGAATGCCATCAAGCAGGTTCGCGCCGCCATCCAGAGCAACGAACAGGGCCAGGCCAGCGAAGCCCTGTCCAACGCCACTTCCGTGCTTGCCAAGGCTGCCGGTAAGGGCGCCATGCACTGGAAGAAAGCCGCACGCAAGATTTCGCGTCTGGCTCATGCCGTTAACGGCATCAGCGCTTAG